The genomic segment ATTAACTCTTGCAAATAATGCTTGTATACATAAAAAACACAGTTGTTCTCCAACGGAGGACTGGAGGACTCGATTTGTTTATCACCCAAAAACAAGATTAAAGCAACAATAAAATTAAAACATGTACATTTAAATGTATTAATATTGCACAAAAATATGTTTTTGTTTTAATTGATTAATTCTCATATTTTATATGACATATTACATAAAATATATCATAAAACTTAAAAATGTAATTTTGTGTTTTTTATCTTGCATGTAGCAATAGGCCGTGATATACTGTTAACATTCTAAGTACAATTAATTTAGAATTTGTTAAGAGTACATGACAAATTGATGATGGAGGGCTTACCATGAAAAGAATATTGGCAATGTTATTGTGTGTAACTTTGGTAGTATCTGTGTTTGCAGGCTGTTCAAAAAAAGAAGCCGGAGCTGCCGGTGCGGGCGACACAATTAAAATCGGTGTATTCGAGCCTCTTACTGGTGCAAATGCCGCAGGTGGAGAGCTCGAAGTAGATGGTATGAAAATTGCAAACGAGCTTTATCCTGAAGTTTTAGGCAAAAAAATCGAACTTGTTATAGTGGATAATAAATCTGATAAAGCTGAGGCTACTACTGCAGTTGCAAGGCTGATTGAGAAAGAGAAAGTTTCTGTTATTCTCGGCTCTTGGGGTTCTGGATTTTCTATTGCAGCGGGTGACCTTGTTAAAACAAACAAAGTTCCCGCAATCGGTGCATCCTGTACCAACCCGATGGTAACTCAAGGTAATGACTATTACTTCCGCGTTTGTTTTCTAGATCCATTCCAAGGTACTGTTATGGCAAACTATGCTTCAAAATCTTTGGGTGCTAAAAAAGCGGCTATCATTCAAGAGGTTTCGAACGACTACTCTGTAGGGCTGGCAAGTTTCTTTGTAAATGCATTCAAAAAACTAACCGGAGATGAAAACTGCATTGTTGCATCTGCAAACTATAATACCGGTGACCAAGATTTTAACAGCCAGCTCACAACTGTGCTTGCAGCAAATCCGGATGTTATATTTGCTCCCGGTAACTTCACCGAATCTGCTATGATTATTAAACAAGCTCGCAAATTGGGCAGCAAGGTGCCTATTATCGGTGGCGATACATGGGAAACAAACGAATTTATAGAGGTTGGCGGTGCTGATGTAGAAGGTACTGTTTTGTCAACTTTCTTCGATGACACAAATCCTCTTACCAATGAGGCAAACAAATTCTTAGATGCATACAAAGCAAAAAATCCCGATAAAAACGTTGCAGCGGTAACCGCTCTTGGCTATGACGCTTACTTAATGGCTTATAAAGCGATTGAGGCTGCAGGTTCTGCTGACCCCGTTAAAATAAGAGATGCAATAGCTGCAACCAAAGATCTAGAAGGCGTTACCGGTATTATTAACCTTACCTCAGAAGGCGACGCAGATAAAGATACCGCAGTAATCAAAGTTGTAAAAGACGGTAAATTTACCTTCCAAGAAAATATGAAGGTAGATAAATAATTCTATCCCCAAGGAGCATTAAAACAATTATTAACGTGTGCTTCCTTCGAAAGGGGGAAGCACACGTTGCATGAGAGGTGTTTAACCTATGCTTACATTTCCAACCTTTATGCAGCACCTTGCTAATGGTATTTCTGTAGGAAGTTTATATGCAATGATTGCAATCGGATATACCATGGTATACGGGATTCTGCGCCTTATTAACTTCGCACATGGCGATATTTTTATGATGGCAGCCTATTTTACCTACTTCGGCATTGCAGTATTCAACATTCCCTGGCCAATTACAGCATTACTTGTGCTTATTGTTACTGCATTGCTCGGTGTCGGAATAGAAAAAGTTGCGTATACTTCGCTGCGTGATGCTCCAAAAACCTCTATTCTCATTTCTGCAATCGGTGTATCTTATTTAATGGAAAATCTAGCTACATATTTATTTTCCGGTAAACCAAAGGCATTTCCCGAAATCGGTAATTTTGCAGATACTGCTACAGTAGGCACTGTTTCCATTCAGTATGTATCTTTTATAATCCCAATAGTAGTTATCTTGTTGGTTCTTGCACTATTATTTATTGTTAACAAAACAAAGCTTGGTATGGCAATGCGTGCCGTATCAAAAGATTACGAAATCGCACGTGTTATGGGCATAAAAATAAACCGTGTTATTTCTTATACTTTTGCAATAGGCTCTGCTCTTGCTGCTGTTGGCGCATTGCTATGGGGTGTAAAATACCCACAAATTCAGCCAATGATGGGCGTAATGCCGGGTTTAAAATGCTTTATTGCAGCGGTTATAGGGGGTATCGGTAATATTAAGGGCGCAATGCTCGGCGGCTTTGTTCTCGGGCTTGGCGAGATAATGCTAATTGCATTTTTACCCAGTCTTACCGGTTATCGTGATGCATTTGCGTTTATCTTCTTAATTATTATTTTACTCGTTAAACCAAACGGTTTACTGGGCGAAAAATTAACAGAAAAGGTGTGATGAATATGAAAGCAAAAACAAAAAGAAATGTTCTGCTAACCGTCATATTCTTCATTATCTTAATTATTGCTATTTATTTTGCAAATGAGAATATCGACTCTTACTTGCGCAGAATCATTAGTTTATGTGCTATTTACACAATCATGGGTCTTTCTATGAATTTGGTAAATGGCTTTACAGGGATGTTTTCACTTGGACAGGCAGGCTTTATGGCAATCGGTGCGTATACGGTAGCAATTTTTACTGTTCCAATTGCACAGCGTCCAACTATTTTTTATATTGAACCGATGGAGCCCGCAATTGCGAACATTCATCTGCCATTTATAGCAGCACTTATTTTGGGAGGGCTGCTCTCTGCTGTTGTTGCGTTTTTGATTGGTGCCCCTGTATTAAGGTTAAAAGGAGATTATCTCGCAATTGCTACTCTTGGTTTTTCTGAGATAATTCGTATTATATTTACCAATCTGCAGTCTATTACAAACGGTTCACTTGGGATAAAGGGGATACCTACAATTACAAGTTTATGGTGGACGGTAGGCACCGCCGTTATTGTGGTGATTTTAATGGCATTGTTGATACATTCTTCTTACGGTCGTGCTTTTAAAGCCATCCGAGAGGATGAAATTGCAGCGGAAGCAATGGGAATAAACTTGTTCAAACATAAGGTGATTTCTTTTATGCTCAGCGGCTTTTTTGCAGGTATTGGCGGCGGATTGTTTGCCGCTTTGCTAGGAACGGTAGACCCTAAACAGTTTATTTTTACCCTTACTTACAATTTCCTGCTTATCATCGTACTTGGCGGCATGGGCAGCATTT from the Hydrogenoanaerobacterium saccharovorans genome contains:
- a CDS encoding ABC transporter substrate-binding protein, giving the protein MKRILAMLLCVTLVVSVFAGCSKKEAGAAGAGDTIKIGVFEPLTGANAAGGELEVDGMKIANELYPEVLGKKIELVIVDNKSDKAEATTAVARLIEKEKVSVILGSWGSGFSIAAGDLVKTNKVPAIGASCTNPMVTQGNDYYFRVCFLDPFQGTVMANYASKSLGAKKAAIIQEVSNDYSVGLASFFVNAFKKLTGDENCIVASANYNTGDQDFNSQLTTVLAANPDVIFAPGNFTESAMIIKQARKLGSKVPIIGGDTWETNEFIEVGGADVEGTVLSTFFDDTNPLTNEANKFLDAYKAKNPDKNVAAVTALGYDAYLMAYKAIEAAGSADPVKIRDAIAATKDLEGVTGIINLTSEGDADKDTAVIKVVKDGKFTFQENMKVDK
- a CDS encoding branched-chain amino acid ABC transporter permease; this translates as MLTFPTFMQHLANGISVGSLYAMIAIGYTMVYGILRLINFAHGDIFMMAAYFTYFGIAVFNIPWPITALLVLIVTALLGVGIEKVAYTSLRDAPKTSILISAIGVSYLMENLATYLFSGKPKAFPEIGNFADTATVGTVSIQYVSFIIPIVVILLVLALLFIVNKTKLGMAMRAVSKDYEIARVMGIKINRVISYTFAIGSALAAVGALLWGVKYPQIQPMMGVMPGLKCFIAAVIGGIGNIKGAMLGGFVLGLGEIMLIAFLPSLTGYRDAFAFIFLIIILLVKPNGLLGEKLTEKV
- a CDS encoding branched-chain amino acid ABC transporter permease; this translates as MKAKTKRNVLLTVIFFIILIIAIYFANENIDSYLRRIISLCAIYTIMGLSMNLVNGFTGMFSLGQAGFMAIGAYTVAIFTVPIAQRPTIFYIEPMEPAIANIHLPFIAALILGGLLSAVVAFLIGAPVLRLKGDYLAIATLGFSEIIRIIFTNLQSITNGSLGIKGIPTITSLWWTVGTAVIVVILMALLIHSSYGRAFKAIREDEIAAEAMGINLFKHKVISFMLSGFFAGIGGGLFAALLGTVDPKQFIFTLTYNFLLIIVLGGMGSISGTVISAFIVTAGLEWLRFLDEPLIIGDFEIPIFRPGLRMVVFSILLMLVVLFYRKGLMGTTELTWDRIINWGTKIKQAFSTKKARRRGALK